A single window of Liolophura sinensis isolate JHLJ2023 chromosome 6, CUHK_Ljap_v2, whole genome shotgun sequence DNA harbors:
- the LOC135469027 gene encoding uncharacterized protein LOC135469027 — protein MYRTELLLLVSAFISHSYASPFSEDFGTDRALCSYFGCTPDAESTPIPPPNPLLKRPFCNGFRGCANGKRAVVVKTKTTAESGRQDAIRNEKRPFCNGFRGCANGKRSNVLDRDQLWFLQRLLENISRRERRQASLFDSIEEVRRRKRSSELPAEEIQS, from the exons ATGTACAGAACAGAACTACTTCTGCTGGTGTCGGCTTTTATATCACACTCTTATGCCAGTCCATTCTCAGAAGACTTCGGCACG GACCGAGCACTCTGTAGCTACTTCGGGTGTACACCAGATGCGGAGAGCACACCCATACCACCCCCAAATCCTTTATTAAAGCGTCCGTTCTGTAACGGTTTTCGTGGTTGTGCCAATGGGAAACGAGCTGTAGTGGTGAAAACTAAAACAACAGCGGAAAGTGGCCGACAAGATGCGATCCGGAATGAGAAGCGACCGTTTTGTAACGGTTTCCGAGGATGCGCCAACGGCAAACGCTCCAATGTTCTGGATAGGGATCAACTCTGGTTTCTTCAAAGACTGTTGGAAAATATTTCTCGGCGAGAACGG AGGCAAGCTAGCCTATTTGATTCCATTGAAGAAGTTCGACGAAGGAAGAGATCCTCAGAGCTACCGGCAGAGGAAATTCAAAGTTAA